In one Drosophila pseudoobscura strain MV-25-SWS-2005 chromosome X, UCI_Dpse_MV25, whole genome shotgun sequence genomic region, the following are encoded:
- the l(1)G0196 gene encoding inositol hexakisphosphate and diphosphoinositol-pentakisphosphate kinase isoform X20, whose protein sequence is MSYTELESGYQDLRQSSQCSAAAAAAAHYKQHAVPEQQQTQNPTQQQQHTQPAENGQQQTQQHRVGFYLGQDGNGDTDFGESNDGMDSDTSTSSSNSKQVMVGICAMAKKTQSKPMKEILTRLGEFEFIKLVTFEENVILREPVQNWPTCDCLVSFHSKGFPLEKAIEYAQLRNPFVLNNLHMQYDIQDRRRVYAILEKEGIEIPRYAVLDRDSPDPKHHELIESEDHVEVNGITFNKPFVEKPVSAEDHNIYIYYPTSAGGGSQRLFRKIGSRSSVYSPESRVRKTGSFIYEDFMPTDGTDVKVYTVGPDYAHAEARKSPALDGKVERDSEGKEIRYPVILNHSEKLISRKVCLAFKQTVCGFDLLRANGKSYVCDVNGFSFVKNSNKYYDDCAKILGNMILRELTPTLHIPWSVPFQLDDPPIVPTTFGKMMELRCVVAVIRHGDRTPKQKMKVEVRHPKFFEIFEKYDGYKLGHVKLKRPKQLQEILDIARFLLSEIHTKAHAEIEEKESKLEQLKNVLEMYGHFSGINRKVQMKYQPKGRPRGSSSDDTNLPAESPAEPSLVLILKWGGELTPAGRIQAEELGRIFRCMYPGGQGRSDYSGTQGLGLLRLHSTFRHDLKIYASDEGRVQMTAAAFAKGLLALEGELTPILVQMVKSANTNGLLDNDCDSSKYQNRAKGRLHELMQNDREFTKEDREHINPCNSKSITQALDFVKNPVDCCHHVHLLIRELLHIISIKKDDPKTKDAILYHGETWDLMRCRWEKIEKDFSTKSKLFDISKIPDIYDCIKYDLQHNQHTLQYDQAEELYIYAKNLADIVIPQEYGLTPQEKLAIGQGICSPLLRKIKGDLQRNIDEVEDEFMNRLNPHYSHGVASPQRHVRTRLYFTSESHVHSLLTVLRYGGLLNVVTDEQWRRAMDYISMVSELNYMSQIVIMLYEDPTKDPTSEERFHVELHFSPGVNCCVQKNLPPGPGFRPHSHGDNACNVSMQSSDEANPARIEEENDNSGEEQNTKKAGSCEEHISASGSSSNIFNAGFNRLELRTKHLKSKPIPIGSHHTVSGHEAMDLAKRLNEELASQQHQLSHQQQQQQQQQQQQQQQQQQQQQQQQLRPISPDMRAVSPDCEPRSRSFEQRPTAGNCCKETDSTVSVSVSASASSANSSTSSRRQRHSIAGQMSYMKMLGFGGFSKKMATSANSLFSTAVISGSSSAPNLRDMIPVSSSGFGDVPPIRPLETLHNALSLRKLDCFLQDMILAQIFKTPTGSPPRVLDHGTMPAVSSMTLAAHVDVAASVGQGIVGAGDIPSTPTGVMVKVDHSPLSVTFQGGCSESGSINGLSERHQENKLLSELAMEELNKIQDADDRRQCRTFLAAKKEQIWQQQQESLQAAVADEEPQSEPELKQLLFDHFSAPITPFAELEGQTPDIYLNVSGQTHSLTECHPPLSGVGMSMSGEGLFFGACGETDNAINCLTPLSFGMDLDLSMVANRGSMTLSMDGFEDDEDATLSAATTPSLPPDGEPNLAICYCCPSHAEAPPDVASDDPRFGFSLPVHIQQPSPEHTRPPVRRSHDPVSPRIQKQISVFEGTGQPDKDGAALHASINLPAAAQQLRQDARLRKFENLTQSTSNSNFPFESNTLKRAPMQATGDYANVSHTQSCINLKSTSGSPQHQKGAAAGAGAGPAAAAVPAAAAGTNRDRLRGGGTGHFGRLPSALSACHSASASPSPSPSPSPRPGALIVKERFIEPPKRGIVRGYHPKTQSMDADFLFNEFLLLPANAPANLSFDCSDTEFETDTEVAVGADIDAGTDAGGDADRNDRDDNEQPSTSSRRNP, encoded by the exons ATGTCCTACACGGAGTTGGAGTCAGGATACCAGGACTTGCGTCAATCGAGCCAGTGCagcgctgctgcagcagcggccgccCACTATAAGCAGCACGCTGTCCCGGAGCAACAACAGACGCAAAACCCaacgcaacagcagcagcataccCAACCAGCTGAGAatgggcagcagcagacgcagcagcaTCGCGTCGGCTTCTATTTGGGTCAGGATGGAAAT GGCGACACGGACTTCGGGGAAAGCAATGACGGCATGGACTCCGACACAAGCACCtcctccagcaacagcaagcagGTGATGGTCGGCATCTGTGCAATGGCCAAGAAGACGCAGTCGAAGCCGATGAAGGAGATCCTCACGCGGCTCGGCGAGTTCGAGTTCATCAAGCTGGTCACGTTCGAGGAGAACGTGATACTGCGCGAACCTGTCCAGAACTGGCCCACCTGTGACTGCCTGGTCTCGTTCCACTCGAAGGGATTCCCCCTGGAGAAGGCCATCGAGTACGCCCAGCTGCGTAATCCGTTTGTCCTCAATAACCTTCACATGCAGTACGACATCCAGGACAGGCGGCGGGTCTATGCCATACTCGAGAAGGAGGGCATCGAGATACCACGCTATGCGGTCCTCGATCGCGACTCTCCCGATCCCAAGC ATCACGAGCTGATAGAATCTGAGGACCACGTGGAGGTCAATGGCATCACCTTCAATAAGCCGTTCGTAGAGAAGCCAGTCTCGGCGGAGGACCACAACATCTACATCTACTACCCGACGTCGGCGGGGGGTGGAAGTCAGCGTTTGTTTCGTAAGATCGGCAGTAGGAGCAGTGTCTATTCGCCGGAGTCGCGGGTACGCAAGACGGGCTCATTTATCTACGAGGACTTCATGCCCACCGATG GCACCGACGTGAAGGTCTACACCGTGGGACCGGATTACGCGCATGCAGAGGCCCGTAAGAGTCCTGCGCTAGACGGCAAGGTGGAGCGTGACAGCGAGGGCAAGGAGATCCGCTACCCTGTGATCCTCAATCACTCCGAGAAGCTAATTTCCCGCAAGGTATGTCTGGCCTTCAAGCAGACGGTCTGCGGCTTCGATCTCCTGCGGGCAAATGGCAAGAGCTACGTATGCGATGTGAACGGCTTCAGTTTCGTGAAGAACTCAAACAAATACTACGATGACTGCGCCAAGATCCTGGGCAATATGATCCTCAGGGAATTGACGCCCACGCTGCACATTCCCTGGTCGGTGCCCTTCCAACTGGATGATCCGCCCATCGTCCCCACCACCTTTGGCAAGATGATGGAGCTGCGTTGCGTGGTGGCCGTGATCCGGCATGGGGATCGCACGCCCAAGCAAAAGATGAAAGTCGAAGTGCGGCATCCAAA GTTCTTTGAGATTTTCGAGAAGTACGATGGCTACAAGCTGGGCCATGTGAAGCTGAAGCGGCCCAAGCAGCTGCAGGAGATCCTCGACATAGCCCGCTTCTTGCTCAGCGAGATACACACCAAGGCACACGCGGAGAtcgaggagaaggagagcaaGCTGGAGCAGCTGAAGAACGTCCTGGAGATGTACGGCCACTTCTCGGGCATCAATCGAAAGGTGCAGATGAAGTACCAGCCCAAGGGACGACCCCGCGGATCGAGCTCCGACGACA CCAATCTTCCAGCGGAATCCCCTGCAGAACCGTCCCTGGTACTCATCCTCAAGTGGGGTGGCGAGCTAACGCCGGCCGGACGCATCCAGGCCGAGGAACTGGGCCGCATTTTCCGCTGCATGTATCCAGGAGGTCAGGGACGATCCGATTACTCGGGCACCCAGGGATTGGGTCTACTACG CCTGCACTCCACCTTTCGGCATGACCTGAAGATCTATGCCTCGGACGAGGGTCGTGTCCAGATGACAGCGGCTGCCTTTGCCAAGGGTCTGCTGGCCCTCGAGGGAGAGCTGACTCCCATTCTGGTGCAGATGGTTAAGAGCGCCAACACGAATGGGCTGTTGGACAACGATTGCGACTCCAGTAAATATCAAAATCG GGCCAAGGGTCGTCTACACGAGCTAATGCAAAACGACCGCGAGTTTACAAAGGAGGATCGCGAGCATATCAATCCGTGCAACAGCAAATCGATTACTCAGGCCCTGGACTTTGTGAAGAATCCAGTAGACTGCTGTCACCATGTGCACCTGCTGATCCGCGAGCTGCTGCACATAATCAGCATTAAGAAAGACGATCCCAAGACCAAGGACGCCATACTGTACCATGGCGAAACCTGGGACCTGATGCGGTGCCGCTGGGAGAAGATCGAGAAGGACTTCAGTACGAAATCAAAGCTCTTTGATATCTCCAAGATACCAGACATCTACGACTGCATCAAATATGATCTGCAGCACAACCAGCACACGCTGCAGTACGACCAGGCCGAAGAGCTCTATATCTATGCCAAGAACCTGGCCGACATTGTCATACCGCAGGAGTACGGTCTGACGCCACAGGAGAAGCTGGCCATTGGGCAGGGTATCTGCTCGCCGCTGCTGCGCAAGATCAAAGGTGATCTGCAGCGGAACATCGATGAGGTCGAGGACGAGTTTATGAACCGTCTGAACCCACACTACAGCCACGGCGTGGCCAGTCCCCAGCGTCACGTCCGCACCCGGCTGTACTTCACCAGCGAGTCCCATGTCCACTCCCTGCTCACCGTACTCCGGTACGGTGGCCTTCTTAACGTGGTCACCGACGAGCAGTGGCGGCGCGCCATGGACTACATCTCCATGGTGTCCGAGCTGAATTACATGTCCCAGATCGTCATCATGCTGTACGAGGatcccaccaaggatcccacCTCCGAGGAGCGTTTCCACGTCGAGCTCCACTTTAGTCCGGGCGTCAACTGTTGCGTCCAAAAGAACCTGCCGCCAGGGCCCGGGTTCCGGCCCCACTCCCACGGCGACAATGCCTGCAACGTGAGCATGCAGTCCTCGGACGAGGCGAATCCTGCCCGAATCGAGGAGGAGAACGACAACTCCGGCGAGGAGCAGAACACCAAAAAGGCAGGG AGCTGCGAGGAGCACATCTCCGCTTCTGGCTCCAGCAGCAATATTTTCAATGCCGGCTTCAACCGGCTGGAGCTGCGCACCAAACATCTCAAGTCGAAGCCCATTCCTATCGGCTCGCACCACACGGTAAGCGGGCACGAGGCGATGGATCTGGCGAAGCGGCTCAACGAGGAGCTCGCCtcccagcagcaccagctctcccatcagcagcaacagcaacagcaacagcagcagcagcagcagcagcaacagcagcagcagcagcagcagcagcaattgcGCCCCATCAGCCCCGATATGCGGGCAGTTAGTCCGGACTGCGAGCCGCGATCCCGCAGCTTCGAGCAGCGTCCCACCGCCGGAAACTGTTGCAAGGAGACGG ATAGCACAGTTTCGGTGTCGGTATCGGCCTCGGCCTCATCGGCCAACTCGTCAACATCATCGCGTCGCCAAAGACACAGTATTGCCGGCCAGATGTCCTATATGAAAATGTTGGGTTTCGGTGGTTTTAGCAAAAAGATGGCCACCAGCGCTAATAGCCTTTTCAGCACGGCAGTGATAAGCGGTAGCTCATCTGCCCCCAATCTGCGGGACATGATACCGGTCTCGTCTTCCG GATTTGGCGATGTACCACCAATACGGCCCCTCGAAACGCTCCACAATGCTCTGTCGCTGCGCAAGCTGGACTGTTTCCTGCAGGACATGATCCTGGCGCAGATATTCAAGACACCAACGGGCTCTCCGCCGCGCGTCCTCGACCACGGCACTATGCCGGCCGTCTCTTCAATGACGCTCGCTGCACATGTGGATGTCGCCGCTTCAGTCGGTCAAGGCATTGTCGGCGCTGGGGACATCCCGAGCACGCCGACGGGGGTGATGGTGAAAGTGGATCACTCGCCCCTCAGTGTGACCTTCCAAGGAGGCTGTAGCGAATCGGGCTCGATTAACGGGCTCTCGGAACGACACCAGGAGAATAAGCTTCTCTCAGAATTGGCGATGGAAGAGCTAAATAAAATCCAGGATGCGGATGATCGGAGGCAGTGCCGAACCTTTTTGGCCGCCAAAAAAGAGC AAatctggcagcagcagcaggagagccTCCAGGCAGCCGTGGCGGATGAGGAACCACAATCCGAACCAGAGCTGAAGCAGCTGTTATT CGATCATTTTTCCGCACCCATCACGCCATTTGCGGAACTTGAGGGACAAACGCCAGATATCTACCTGAATGTAAGTGGACAGACGCACAGCCTCACAGAATGCCACCCTCCCTTGAGTGGCGTGGGGATGAGCATGTCCGGAGAAGGTCTTTTCTTCGGCGCCTGCGGGGAGACGGATAACGCCATCAACTGCCTCACCCCCCTGAGCTTTGGCATGGACCTTGACCTGAGCATGGTGGCAAACAGGGGCTCCATGACGCTCTCCATGGAT GGCTTCGAAGATGACGAGGATGCCACCCTTTCGGCAGCCACTACTCCATCACTGCCACCTGATGGGGAGCCCAATCTGGCGATTTGCTACTGCTGTCCCAGTCACGCCGAGGCTCCGCCGGACGTGGCCAGCGATGATCCTCGCTTCGGTTTCTCCCTGCCCGTCCACATCCAGCAGCCGTCGCCGGAACACACTCGTCCTCCAGTGCGCCGTTCTCACGATCCAGTCTCACCGCGCATCCAGAAGCAGATCAGCGTCTTCGAGGGCACAGGGCAGCCGGACAAGGACGGAGCGGCACTGCACGCCTCCATCAATCTACCGGCTGCCGCCCAGCAGCTGCGCCAGGATGCCCGGCTGCGAAAGTTTGAGAACCTCACTCAGTCCACTTCCAATTCGAACTTTCCCTTCGAGAGCAACACCTTGAAGCGCGCACCTATGCAGGCCACGGGCGACTATGCAAACGTGTCCCACACCCAGAGTTGTATCAACCTAAAGAGCACCAGTGGATCACCGCAGCACCAGAAAGGAGCCgcagccggagctggagcaggaccagcagcagcagcagtaccagcagcagcagcaggaacaaaCCGGGATCGGCTACGGGGAGGTGGAACAGGGCACTTTGGGCGACTGCCCAGTGCACTATCCGCCTGCCACTCAGCCTCGGCATCACCCtcgccatcaccatcaccatctccTCGACCGGGGGCGTTGATCGTGAAAGAGCGGTTCATAGAACCGCCCAAGCGAGGCATTGTGCGGGGCTATCACCCTAAGACTCAGTCCATGGACGCGGACTTTTTGTTCAACGAGTTCCTGCTTTTGCCGGCTAACGCTCCCGCTAATCTTTCGTTCGATTGCAGCGACACCGAGTTCGAAACCGATACCGAGGTCGCTGTCGGTGCCGATATCGATGCTGGGACCGATGCAGGAGGCGATGCCGATCGCAATGACCGCGACGATAACGAGCAACCCTCGACCTCGTCTAGGAGGAACCCTTAG